The genomic window CGCGCTCATTGCCATCACCCATGGCCTGGCGGACCACGTCCTCTTCTTCCACACGGTTGGTGAACCCGTCAATGGCCATATCCAGCCGGGCGCTGAAGAGGTGCTGGTGGAACGGGGCTCCAAGGCCGGGGGCGAGCTGGGAAATATTGTCCGAGCCGCCCTCCGGGAACGCGGATGTGAACACGACGCCGGTGGCCTTGGCTTCGAATTCGATGGTGCCGTCCAGGTAGAGGTACCAGTAGAAGCCGTAATCGTAGTTGCCGATGGTGGTGAAGAAGGAGATCACCAGGCGGCGGTTGCGGCGGGTGTAGTTGATGCCCGTCCAGAGGTCCGAGTGCTTGGAGAGGATGCCCCAGTCTTCCTCGTGCATGCAGATGCCGTTGCGGATCTCGCGGGGGTTGCCGAAGGCGTCGCTGATGACGGGGCTGAGGTAGGTGATGTCGCCCAGGCAGTCACACCCCAGTTCCAGGGAATTGGCGTATTGGCCCACCAGGTATTCGCCGGTGTCGAAGTAGTTCTGCCAGGAACGGATGGGCGAGGGGTCACCGTAAGGAACCACCATTTCCGCAATCGACGCGCGGTTGATGATGGGCCTGCGGCGGTCTCCGTCCTTGAAGGCCAGGTTGTGGAGGACAACTCCTTCGCGAACATCAAAGCCAACGTCGACGCTCCACTTTTCCCATTCCACGTGGTTCCCGTCGGTGACCGTGAAGCTTGGGCCTTCGGGTTGGGTGATGCTGATGGGCTTTTGGGTTTCCCGAAGGGGGCCGGTCAGTTCGGGATCGGTGTAGTTTCCGTGCTCCGCCGGGATGGGCATGACTCCGAGGTCAATCACTTGGGTGACTTCCTTCTTGACCACGTCCACGTAGGCCACCAGTCCGTCCACGGGGTGGGCCCAGGCGCTGTCTTCGGGGAAGTCCTGCACGAAGGCCAGGCCGCGGAGGATGCGGCGACCTTTCTCGTCGTCGTACTCAAAGACGCCTGCCGACAACGGTGCGACGCGGACTTTGGCGACGTCCAGATCCCTGGCGGCGAGCGCGGCGAGCCAACGATCATCGGTGGCGAGGAGAGTCTCAACTACCTCGAATTCCTCCTCCAGGACGGGGAGTTCGCCGGAGACCTTGGTATCGAGCGCGAGGGCTTCCAGGATCCGGCCCTGGGTCACGGAGACGAGGACGTCGCTGGGAGCACCGCCGGCGATGTCGTGGATGAAGATGCGGAAGCGTCGGTCCTGCCCTGACTGGCCGCGCGGGGGATCAATGAGTCCCAAATAGGCGATCCGCTTCCCGGCGCCGAGGTGGCCGGCTTCCTGCAGGATTCCCTGCACCTGGGAGATCTCGGCGCCTGTTGCCAGGGCGTACTGCGTTTCCCGGGTTGTCCCGGTTGCTGTCTCAGTTGCTGTGGGCGTCATGGCTGCCTCTTGTCCGGGACCTATGATGGGTCAGGATTTATTTTCTATAGGTGTAGAGAATAACCAAAACGTAAGATGGGTCACAAGACCTGTCCGCCATTTATTTTTCCGGGAGCCCCTTCAGTGCCAAAGATTGTGGACCACGATCAACGACGCCTCGAACTGGTGGACGCTACCTGGCGGATCATCGCGAGGCTGGGCATGGAAGGGGCCACCATGCGGGAAATCGCCGAGGAAGCCGGCTTCGCCAACGGCGCCCTGAAGCCCTATTTCCCCACCAAGGACCTGCTGCTCACCTCCGCATTCGGGCACGTGTTCAACCGCACCAACCAGCGCATCACCGCCGTGACGGAAGGCCTCTCCGGGGTGGCGGCACTCCGCGCTTTTTGCGCCGAAGTCCTTCCACTGGATGAGGAACGCGTCAATGAAGCCCGGATCGTTATTCCGTTCTGGCAGAAGGCGCTCAACGACCCGGACATGGCCGCACTTCACAGCGAGTCCATGAGCCAATGGCACACCACCATCACCGATCATTGCGCAGCAGCCCGCACGGCAGGGGAAATTGAAACCCCTATTGAGGACGCCGCCGTCGCCGACCACCTGCTGAACATGATGCTCGGCGCGCAAATCGTTGTGGCACTGTCCCCCGCCGAGCACTTCTCCCAGGATCTTGCCGGACAGCTGGATAACTACCTCGCACTGCTTGCAGGTTAGCTGGTGGCTCCCGACGCCACCACTCCGACGCCCAGTCCGGCGATCACACCGCTGCTGACGCGCTCGACGGCGGTGCTCACCTTGGGACGCTTGAGCCACCTCATCGCCTTAAACGCGACGACGGCGATCATCGACAGATAGGCGAAGGCGATGACGGCTACCACCACGCCCAGGATGAGCGAGGTGCCCATGGTGTCACCACCGTGGGGAATGAACTGCGGAACAACGGCGAGATAGAACAGCCCAACTTTGGGGTTGAGCAGCGTCGACAAAGCTCCGGCTCCCAGAGCGGACAGCCGGCTGTACGGGAGCGGGGTGTTCTCCGCGCCGCCTCCTGCGGCGGTGGCTTTGGCTGCTTTTGCGGCCTTCCGGGACTTGATGAATGACGAGACGCCCAAGTACAGCAAGTAGAGTCCGCCGGCAATCTTGACCCAGCGGAACAGTTCGGCGGACTGCTCCAGAATGGCAGCCAGTCCCACACCCACCAGCGCCGCCCACATGATTGCGCCTGCCGCGGACCCCGCCGCAGCCGCAATGCCCGCACTGGGACGGTTCAAGGCGATGCGCAGCACCAGGAACGTGTCCGGGCCGGGCGTCACAGACAGGACAAGGCAGAGGCCAGCGAAGGCCGCGAGGGATGCAAGGGTCACAAGCTCGATTATCTGGCAAAGGCGCCCGAACCGAAAGCGTTCGCTTCCCGTCAAGGGACGTTCGTGCATAGACAAGGCCCCCGCGCGTGACCCCGGCCACACTGGAAACATCGCCGCGCGCCTCAACGGCCGCCAAGACTTACTACCCGAGCGGAGTACCAATGGAGACTTACGACGCCCTGCTGGCCTCGATCACCCCAGCCCCAGGACAGAACAGCCGCACGATCCTTGACCCGGCAACGGGCGAGCCTGTCGGCGAAGCACCTGTTCACACAGTCGATGACCTCGAAGCAGCCATTTCGGCCGCCGCTGCCGCCCAACCCGCCTGGGCTTCCTTGGGCCACGACGCCCGGTCCGCTGCCCTCATGAAGGCCGCCGACGCCGTCGAACGTTCCGCTGAAGAACTTGCCCAACTCCTGTCCCGCGAGCAAGGCAAGCCGCTGAACGGCCCCAACGCGCGCTTCGAAGTTGGCGCATGCGCTGCCTGGCTTCGCGCCACTGCGGCCACGCCGCTTGATCCTGAAACCGTGGTGGACGACGGCGAATCCCACGCCCAACTGCACTACCGGCCCATCGGCGTCGTGGGTGCCATTGGCCCGTGGAACTGGCCGATGATGATCACCGTGTGGCAGATCGCTCCGGCCCTTCGCATGGGCAACGCCGTGGTGGTCAAGCCCTCCGAATACACACCGCTCTCCGTGCTGGCCTTGGCCTCGATCATCAACCAGGAACTGCCGGAAGGCCTTCTCTCGGTCGTCTCCGGTGGTCGCGACGTCGGAGCCCGCCTTGCGGAGCATCCGGTGATCGGCAAGGTCATGTTCACCGGCTCCACCGCCACAGGCAAAGCCATCATCAGGTCCTCGGCCGACACCGTCAAAAGGCTCACGCTGGAACTCGGTGGCAACGACGCCGGGATCGTCCTGCCCGATTCCGATCCCAAGGCCATCGCCGAGGGCCTGTTCTGGGGCGCTTTCATCAACACCGGCCAGACCTGCGCTGCGCTGAAGCGCCTCTACGTGCACGAATCCCAGTACGAGGCCGTCTGTTCAGAACTTGTTGCCGTGGCCGCCGCGATGCCCATGGGCAACGGTTTGGACGAGAACAACGTCCTCGGTCCCCTGCAGAACCGCCAGCAGTACGACATCGTTGCCCGCCTGGTTGAAGCCGCCCGCGAGTCGGGCGCCCGGGTCCTTTTGGGCGGCAACCCCGACGCCGATGCTCCCGGCAACTTCTACCCCACCACTTTGGTGGCCGACATCGATAACGACAACCCGTTGGTTGCCGAGGAACAATTTGGCCCGGCCTTGCCGATCATCAAGTACAGCACCGTTGACGAGGCAGTCGCCAAGGCAAACGCGCTCGACGTCGGACTCGGCGCCTCAGTCTGGTCCTCCGACCTGAACGCCGCACGCGAAGTGGCGTCGCGGATCCAGGCCGGCACCGTGTGGATCAACAAGCATGGCGCCGTGGACCCGCGGGTCCCGTTCGGTGGCGCGAAGCAGTCCGGCTACGGCCTGGAGTTCGGCGCCGAGGGCCTCAAGGCTCTTGGTGTCCCGCAGGTTATCAACGGCTAAGCCGCGCTTACCCATCCAGGTGACAGATAACGTCGCAATGAGCCCTCATAGCGACGTTATCTGTCACTTACTTTTGCTTTCCAGTGCTCCGTTTTGGCCAGGCTGCGATCGCAAGTATGATCGCGCCGCATGCACCTACGACGACGACGCCGAGCTCATGGTCGAATCTGGCGAAAATGGCGGCCCCTAGAGCCAACACTCCAGTTCCGGCAAGGAAGGGGCGGCGGGCACTGGCCGCCCAAGCGATGAGGGCAATTCCGAAGAACGGGCTGTACTGAAAGCCCAATGCGATGTCGGCGAAGAAGAACGCTGCGGCTGCGAAACAGAGCAGCCCGGAGGCACTCGTCCGGTGAGCAAGTCTTAGACAGTAGAGATGGATGATGAGCGCTGACATCAGGCTCAACGCGTGTGATGCGACCTGCCACGGCGCTGTTGCCAGGACGTTCCAGCCCATCAGTCCTGAAATCACGAATGCCCACAGAAACGTGAATACGCCGATGATCGTGCCCGCGAAGCTTGCCACCCGCTGCTCGTTGATCTGCTGCGCCCTGTCCCCTTGAAACGTTGTTGTACTCGGCATCAGCGGCCCCCAATCCTTGCTGCGAACCTAGGGCCGGTGGCGCCCGCTTGTCCAGTCACAGGGTGGACGCGGTTGGGAAGCCGGGCGGCCTGCGTGTAACCATGAGCATCATGGCCCAGAAGATTGCGTACCAAGGTGAGCCCGGAGCCAATTCGGATCTCGCGTGCAAGGAAATGTTCCCCGAACTCGAAAGCGTGCCGTGCGCGAGCTTTGAGGATGCTTTTGAGCGTGTATCCACGGGTGAAGTGGATTTGGCCATGATCCCGATTGAGAACTCCATTGCCGGACGCGTAGCCGACATCCACGTGCTCCTCCCCCAGTCCAAGCTCCAGATCGTGGGCGAGTTCTTCCTGCCGATCCACTTTGACCTTCTGGGCATACCGGGAAGCACCATCGAGGGAGCTACCGAGGTCCACAGCCACATCCACGCGCTTGGTCAGTGCCGGCGGATCATCCGGGAGGCTGGCCTCAAGCCCGTGATCGCCGGCGATACAGCCGGTTCGGCCCGCGAAGTAAGGGATTGGAACGATCCCCGAAAGCTGTCCTTGGCTCCGCCGCTGGCCGCCGGCCTTTATGGGCTCGACGTCCTGGCCTCAGGAGTAGAGGACGATCCCACCAACACCACGCGTTTTGTTGTTTTGGCCAGGGAACGCGAGCTTCCCAGCAAGGATGAACTGCCTGGCCCTGCGATCACCAGCTTCGTCTTCCGCGTCCGCAACGTTCCCTCAGCCCTTTACAAGGCTCTCGGCGGCTTTGCGACCAACGGCCTGAACATGACGCGGCTGGAAAGCTACATGGTGGGTGACGAGTTCGCCGCCACCATGTTCCTGTCCGACGTCGAAGGCCACCCCGAAGACGCACGACTCCGGCGGGCGTTGGAGGAACTGGAGTTCTTCACCACCGAAGTCCGGATCCTCGGGGTCTACGCTGCCGACGATTACCGGGAACGGAACACGGTCACCGCCTGAGGAGGCCGCATCGCCAGCTAGCTCCCCGAGCGACCGTGGGCAAGCCCGGTGGGAAATCCAACGAATGATGGTTCTGGAGTTGAGCAGCAGCCGCTGGCCGCCAGCTGCGGTGCCAATGGTGCCACAGCAGGAACGTCACAGCTGGTACCGGCGTCAGAGGAGCAAATCCCGGTCTCCGGCAGTTCAAGGTGGACAGTGTCCGCCGCCAGCTGATCTCCTGCGAGGGCAGCGGATACCGAACGGACTTGCTCATAGCCGGTGGCCAGCAAGAATGTCGGTGCACGCCCGTAGGACTTCATGCCGACTATGTAGAAGTTCTTCTCCGGATGGGCAAGCACCATCGCACCGTGTGGCGGGACCGTGCCGCACGAGTGGAATTCGGGATCAATCAGGGGGCCCAATTCGGTGGGAGCTTCAACGGCAGGGTCCAGGTCCAAGCGGAGTTCCCGGAGCATGTCCAGATCGGGACGGAATCCGGTACAAGGTACGACGACGTCGGCCACCAGGGAGCGTCCGTCGCCGGAGGTGATGGTCACTCCGTCCTCTGAATCGGTCAGGGAGCGAATTCCGAAACTGGTATGCAGTTCGATGGTGCCGGATTCAACAAGCCTGCGCAGCCGCGAGCCGAGCTGGCCGCGGGCGGGCAGGCCGTCCGCGTCGCCGCCACCATAGACCTTCTCCGCAGAGGCCCCCCGGACCGCCCAGAGGATCCTGGTCTCCGGTGCCTCCTTGGCCAGTTGGGCGAGGCTGATCAGGGTGTTTGCAGCGGAATGGCCCGCGCCGACCACCAGAACCCTCCGACCAGCAAAAGCCGTTAGATCCCTGCCGGAAACATCGGGCAAGGGCGAAGTGATGCGCTCTGCTGCACGCTCTTCACCGATGGCGGGCAACCCCGAGGTTCCCAAGGGGTTCCGGGTGGACCACGTGCCGGAGGCATCGATGACCGCTGACACGGTGTAATCGCGCACCTCGTCACCGTGTTCAACCCGAACCAAAAAGGGAGCCGTGTCCCGGTCGCGGACATGGGTTTTGTCGAGGCCGGCCCGGGTTACTGCAATGACGCGGGCACCGGTCTTCAGGCGGGAAGCAATGGGCTGGAGCTCCGCCAAGGGGGTGAGGTAGTCATCAACCAGTTCCCCGCCGTAGGGCAGGGCGGTGGGACGGGGCGATTTCCAGCCCCTTGGCTCGAGTAGCCGCACCGCAGCGGCGTCGAGGTTGAACCTCCACGGCGAGAAGAGGCGGATGTGGCGCCATTGTTCGATGGCAGCCCCTGCCGAAGCGCCGGCTTCGAAGATGACCGGTTCGAGGCCGCGTTCGAGCAGGTGTGCTGCGGCCGCCAGGCCAACAGGGCCCGCACCGATGACTGCAATCGGGAGGTGCTGATTCATGCTGCTCTTACCTTCAGAGGTGATGTTCAGGAGTGGGTGGGCTCTTCGACCAGCGCAGTGGCAATGCTGTGGGCATCATCCAGGGCGGCGAGGTATCGCTCAGCATCGAGTGCCGCCGAGCAACCGGTACCCGCAGCGGTAATGGCCTGGCGGTACCGGTGGTCCACGGCGTCACCGCAGGCGAAGACGCCCGAGAGGTTGGTGCACGTGGTGGGTGAGTCCACCTTGATGTAACCCTCAGCGTCGAGATCCACTTGTCCTTCCACGAGCTCCGTCCGGGGGAGGTGGCCGATAGCCACGAAGATCCCGGTTGCCGCTTGTTCCCGGGTTTCGCCAGTGCGGGTGTCTTGCAGCGTCACTCCGGTTACTTTCGTGTCCCCATGAATCTTGGTGATGGCCGAGTTCCACGCAAAAGTGATTTTAGGGTTGTCCTTGGCGCGCTGGGCCATGATGCGCGAGGCCCGGAGTTCGTCCTTCCGGACCACTACCGTGACAGACTTTCCAAACCGTGTCAGGAAGGTAGCCTCCTCCATGGCGGAGTCGCCCCCACCGACCACGATGATGTCCTGTTCGCGGAAGAAAAAGCCGTCACAGGTGGCACACCAGGAGACGCCGTGCCCGCTGAGTTTCTTCTCTTCCGGAAGCCCAAGCTCTTTGTAGGCGGAGCCCGTGGCGAGGATGACCGCCGGCGCTTCGTGACTCTCTCCCGCCCCGGTGACCACGCGCTTGAGGTGACCTTTGAGGTCGACCTCAGTGACGTCGTCGAACACTATCCGTGCACCGAACTTTTCGGCCTGTTCCTGCAGCCCGTCCATAAGCTCCGGGCCTTGGATCCCGCCCGGGAAGCCGGGGAAGTTCTCTACTTCCGTGGTGTTCATGAGTGCGCCGCCGGCGGTGACCGAGCCGGCCAAAACGAGGGGGTTCAGCCCGGCGCGGGCGGCGTAGATGGCGGCCGTATACCCGGCAGGGCCGGACCCGATGATGATCAGCTGTTCGGTGTTCACGTGGTCTCCTTGGGAGGGTTCGGGTGAATTACTGGGCGTCGGCGTGGCGGGCAGGCAGCAGTTCGGTAATCAGGTTCTCGATGCGGGCCCTGATTTCATCGCGGATGGGACGGACGGCCTCGACGCCCTGGCCCGCGGGATCCTCGAGGACCCAATCTTCGTAGCGCTTTCCCGGGAAGTACGGGCACTCGTCGCCACAACCCATGGTCACCACAACATCGGATTCCTTGACGGCTTCGGTAGTGAGGACCTTCGGAACCTCAGCGGACATGTCGATACCTAGCTCAGACATCGCGTCAACAGCTGCAGGGTTGACCTTGTCTGCGGGCTGCGAGCCGGCGGAGCGGACCTCGATGGCACCTTTTGCCAGGCTTGTGAGAAACGCAGCAGCCATCTGGGAACGCCCTGCGTTATGAACGCAGACAAACAAAACGGAGGGCTTCTTGGCGGTTTCGGTGCTCACAGGTTTCTCCTGACATCGGTTGGGCCGGTTTGGTGGGCATCGTGCCAATGCCGCGATGAAACGTATTGATGTTCATCGATGAATCGAGTATTGGCTAATACATCGATGATTGTCAATATATGGCTCCTGCATGGCTAGGCCACACGCAAGCGGGGCGCGAGATCGTGAACCCGGCGCGAAATGTCTGCGAAGGCCTCTTCAAACGCCTCCTCATTGTCGAGTCGAACCGGATCGGGGATGGACCAGTGAATGCCGCGCAACCCCCGCAACTCCTCATGGGCGTTATCGCAGACCGTGACTACCAGATCTTCGTCCCGCATCACTCGGTCTATCAGGCATGGCTTGGCTCCGGCAAGGTCCAAACCATGCCGGCGGGCGACATCAACAGCCCTCGGCGCCACATGGTCCGCCGGATGAGTTCCCGCCGACAACGAAGGGATGTCGCTGGCGGTTCGCCACAAAGCCGTCGCCAACTGCGAGCGGGCACTGTTCCGGCTACAGACAAACAAAACCCGGCTGGCCCCATGCTCGCGGCCGGGAGTGAGGCCATCCAGCGCCCCGGGAGCCAGGCGCACATAGCTGCGCCGCTTGTCGGCTTCCGAACGATGCCGAACAGCCAACCCGGCGGCCTCCATGGACCGCAGGTGATGGGACAGCAGGTTGGCGGGCATGTCCAGTTCCACCTGCAATTCCGTCGGCGACAGATCCCCCAATGTCAGCAGGTCCACGATGCGGAGCCGCGCAGGATCAGCCAGGGCCGCGTACTTGGCCGCCCGCTCCAGAAGGCTTGAGTTTCGTTCAATAGTCATTGATTCAATTTTGACTGAACCAACTTCTTGCGTCAAGCTGTTCCCATGACTACTCATCCGCCGGCATTGTGGCGCCGCGCGCTCGCCGAAGTGCTGGGGACCTGCCTCCTCGTTGCGATCGTTGTGGGCTCCGGTATTGCGGCCCAGCAGCTCTCCCCCGACGATGTCGGCCTGCAACTGCTGCAAAACAGCACTGCCACGGTGCTCGGACTGACGGTCCTCATACTGATCTTTGGACCCATCAGCGGCGCGCATTTCAATCCGGCAGTTTCACTGGTGGACTGGATTCTGGGCAGGCGAACCGGCCGCGGGCTGTCAGTGAAGGAACTGTGCACGTACATTGCCTCGCAGACCGTGGGGGCGATCGGCGGCAGCGTTCTGGCCAACACCATGTTTGAAGTCGGCACGTCGATTTCCG from Arthrobacter sp. StoSoilB20 includes these protein-coding regions:
- a CDS encoding LysE family translocator; its protein translation is MTLASLAAFAGLCLVLSVTPGPDTFLVLRIALNRPSAGIAAAAGSAAGAIMWAALVGVGLAAILEQSAELFRWVKIAGGLYLLYLGVSSFIKSRKAAKAAKATAAGGGAENTPLPYSRLSALGAGALSTLLNPKVGLFYLAVVPQFIPHGGDTMGTSLILGVVVAVIAFAYLSMIAVVAFKAMRWLKRPKVSTAVERVSSGVIAGLGVGVVASGATS
- a CDS encoding aldehyde dehydrogenase family protein, which encodes METYDALLASITPAPGQNSRTILDPATGEPVGEAPVHTVDDLEAAISAAAAAQPAWASLGHDARSAALMKAADAVERSAEELAQLLSREQGKPLNGPNARFEVGACAAWLRATAATPLDPETVVDDGESHAQLHYRPIGVVGAIGPWNWPMMITVWQIAPALRMGNAVVVKPSEYTPLSVLALASIINQELPEGLLSVVSGGRDVGARLAEHPVIGKVMFTGSTATGKAIIRSSADTVKRLTLELGGNDAGIVLPDSDPKAIAEGLFWGAFINTGQTCAALKRLYVHESQYEAVCSELVAVAAAMPMGNGLDENNVLGPLQNRQQYDIVARLVEAARESGARVLLGGNPDADAPGNFYPTTLVADIDNDNPLVAEEQFGPALPIIKYSTVDEAVAKANALDVGLGASVWSSDLNAAREVASRIQAGTVWINKHGAVDPRVPFGGAKQSGYGLEFGAEGLKALGVPQVING
- the trxB gene encoding thioredoxin-disulfide reductase translates to MNTEQLIIIGSGPAGYTAAIYAARAGLNPLVLAGSVTAGGALMNTTEVENFPGFPGGIQGPELMDGLQEQAEKFGARIVFDDVTEVDLKGHLKRVVTGAGESHEAPAVILATGSAYKELGLPEEKKLSGHGVSWCATCDGFFFREQDIIVVGGGDSAMEEATFLTRFGKSVTVVVRKDELRASRIMAQRAKDNPKITFAWNSAITKIHGDTKVTGVTLQDTRTGETREQAATGIFVAIGHLPRTELVEGQVDLDAEGYIKVDSPTTCTNLSGVFACGDAVDHRYRQAITAAGTGCSAALDAERYLAALDDAHSIATALVEEPTHS
- a CDS encoding helix-turn-helix domain-containing protein, whose product is MTIERNSSLLERAAKYAALADPARLRIVDLLTLGDLSPTELQVELDMPANLLSHHLRSMEAAGLAVRHRSEADKRRSYVRLAPGALDGLTPGREHGASRVLFVCSRNSARSQLATALWRTASDIPSLSAGTHPADHVAPRAVDVARRHGLDLAGAKPCLIDRVMRDEDLVVTVCDNAHEELRGLRGIHWSIPDPVRLDNEEAFEEAFADISRRVHDLAPRLRVA
- a CDS encoding MIP/aquaporin family protein, yielding MTTHPPALWRRALAEVLGTCLLVAIVVGSGIAAQQLSPDDVGLQLLQNSTATVLGLTVLILIFGPISGAHFNPAVSLVDWILGRRTGRGLSVKELCTYIASQTVGAIGGSVLANTMFEVGTSISGKERATPGHLLAEVVATSGLVLLIFSLAATKRSSLAAPAVGAYIGAAYWFTSSTSFANPAVTVGRIFSDTFAGIAPVSVPGFVLAQLIGAAVGLGLLVALFPRDARTADDVVVPHTVNTRA
- a CDS encoding primary-amine oxidase, translated to MTPTATETATGTTRETQYALATGAEISQVQGILQEAGHLGAGKRIAYLGLIDPPRGQSGQDRRFRIFIHDIAGGAPSDVLVSVTQGRILEALALDTKVSGELPVLEEEFEVVETLLATDDRWLAALAARDLDVAKVRVAPLSAGVFEYDDEKGRRILRGLAFVQDFPEDSAWAHPVDGLVAYVDVVKKEVTQVIDLGVMPIPAEHGNYTDPELTGPLRETQKPISITQPEGPSFTVTDGNHVEWEKWSVDVGFDVREGVVLHNLAFKDGDRRRPIINRASIAEMVVPYGDPSPIRSWQNYFDTGEYLVGQYANSLELGCDCLGDITYLSPVISDAFGNPREIRNGICMHEEDWGILSKHSDLWTGINYTRRNRRLVISFFTTIGNYDYGFYWYLYLDGTIEFEAKATGVVFTSAFPEGGSDNISQLAPGLGAPFHQHLFSARLDMAIDGFTNRVEEEDVVRQAMGDGNERGNAFSRKRTVLAKESEAVREADARAGRTWIISNPESRNRLGEPVGYKLHAENQPTLLADPGSSIAKRAAFATKDLWVTRYADEERYPTGDFVNQHSGGAGLPAYVAQDREIDGQDIVLWHTFGLTHFPRVEDWPIMPVDTVGFKLRPEGFFDRSPVLDVPANSSGSSCHSAPAPGEAPGEHGAGQGEHGAAPGEHGEPAGHCH
- a CDS encoding NAD(P)-binding domain-containing protein gives rise to the protein MNQHLPIAVIGAGPVGLAAAAHLLERGLEPVIFEAGASAGAAIEQWRHIRLFSPWRFNLDAAAVRLLEPRGWKSPRPTALPYGGELVDDYLTPLAELQPIASRLKTGARVIAVTRAGLDKTHVRDRDTAPFLVRVEHGDEVRDYTVSAVIDASGTWSTRNPLGTSGLPAIGEERAAERITSPLPDVSGRDLTAFAGRRVLVVGAGHSAANTLISLAQLAKEAPETRILWAVRGASAEKVYGGGDADGLPARGQLGSRLRRLVESGTIELHTSFGIRSLTDSEDGVTITSGDGRSLVADVVVPCTGFRPDLDMLRELRLDLDPAVEAPTELGPLIDPEFHSCGTVPPHGAMVLAHPEKNFYIVGMKSYGRAPTFLLATGYEQVRSVSAALAGDQLAADTVHLELPETGICSSDAGTSCDVPAVAPLAPQLAASGCCSTPEPSFVGFPTGLAHGRSGS
- a CDS encoding prephenate dehydratase, with the protein product MAQKIAYQGEPGANSDLACKEMFPELESVPCASFEDAFERVSTGEVDLAMIPIENSIAGRVADIHVLLPQSKLQIVGEFFLPIHFDLLGIPGSTIEGATEVHSHIHALGQCRRIIREAGLKPVIAGDTAGSAREVRDWNDPRKLSLAPPLAAGLYGLDVLASGVEDDPTNTTRFVVLARERELPSKDELPGPAITSFVFRVRNVPSALYKALGGFATNGLNMTRLESYMVGDEFAATMFLSDVEGHPEDARLRRALEELEFFTTEVRILGVYAADDYRERNTVTA
- a CDS encoding TetR/AcrR family transcriptional regulator; the encoded protein is MPKIVDHDQRRLELVDATWRIIARLGMEGATMREIAEEAGFANGALKPYFPTKDLLLTSAFGHVFNRTNQRITAVTEGLSGVAALRAFCAEVLPLDEERVNEARIVIPFWQKALNDPDMAALHSESMSQWHTTITDHCAAARTAGEIETPIEDAAVADHLLNMMLGAQIVVALSPAEHFSQDLAGQLDNYLALLAG
- a CDS encoding arsenate reductase ArsC, with translation MSTETAKKPSVLFVCVHNAGRSQMAAAFLTSLAKGAIEVRSAGSQPADKVNPAAVDAMSELGIDMSAEVPKVLTTEAVKESDVVVTMGCGDECPYFPGKRYEDWVLEDPAGQGVEAVRPIRDEIRARIENLITELLPARHADAQ